The genomic DNA TGGCAACTCATTCATCCAGCTCAGCGGCGGCACTCCGAAAAGCCCAGAGCTCAAGGGCAAGGACGGCAAGTTGCCAGTGATAATCGCCTCGCCCTCCCCCATCTCGCAGCTACTCAATGACAGCAGCGACCTGGTCACCAACATCAACCTGCTGCTGCACAATGCGAACCAGATGTTCTCGGAAAACAATATCGACCGCCTGAGCAACACCCTGGCCAATCTGGAACAGACCACCAGTGCGTTCGCCAACCACAAAGGCGGCATTTCCCAGGCCATAGAGCAGCTGGCCCAGGTCGGCAAACAGGCCAACGCCACGCTGGCCGAAACCCAAGCGCTGATGCGCAATGCCAACAGCCTGCTCGGCACCCAGGGCAAACAGGCCATCGGCAGCGCCGAGCAGGCCATGCAATCGCTGGCCGCCAGCACTGCGACCATCAACAGCCTGCTCAATGACAACCGCCAGTCCATCGACGACGGCGCGCAAGGCCTCAACCAGCTGACACCGGCCATCCGCGAACTGCGTGAAACCCTCAACTCACTCAAGGGCATTTCCCGACGCCTGGAAGCCGACCCGAGCGGCTACCTGCTTGGCCGCGACAATATCAAGGAGTTCCAGCCATGAAGCTGTCGCTGCGCCTGCTGGCCTTGACGGCCGCGCTGAGCCTGTCTGCCGCCTGCTCGATCCTGCCCCAGAGCGAGCCTGTGGATATCTACCGGCTACCGGTCAACCAAGCCAGCCACAGCGCGACCCCGGTGCCATGGTCGTTACGCTTGAACAAGCCGCTGGCAAGCGAAGTGCTGGCCGGGCCACGCATCGCTGTGATCCCCAAGGGCGACGTGGTCAGCAGCTACAAAGGCGCCCGCTGGAGCGACCCGGTGCCGTTGCTGTTACGCAACCGCCTGCTCGATGGCTTCCAGCGCGACGGGCGTGTACAGCGTCTGAGCGCCGACGACAGCAACCTACAGGCCGACTATGAACTGGCCGGTGAACTGCAGGCGTTTCAGAGCGAGTACCGGCCAACCGGTACGGTGGAGGTAGTGATCCGCTATGACGCGCGTCTGGTTCAGGGGCGCAGCCAGCGAATCCTTGCCAGCAAGCGTTTCGAGGTGCGTCAGCCGCTGGTAGATACGCAGGTTTCGGCCGTGGTGGCCGGCTTCGGCGTGGCCAACGATCAACTCGCCGCGCAGGTGGTGAACTGGACCGTGGCGCAAAGTGCTCAGGCTCAGGCAAAGAACCAGTAGCAGACCAGGATGGCAGCAATGACACCGGACAGTTCGGCCAGCAAGGCGCACCCTACTGCATGGCGTACGCGCTGGATGCCGACAGCACCGAAATATACCGCCAGCACGTAGAACGTGGTTTCGGTGCTGCCCTGAACGGTAGCGGCTACAAGTGCCGGGAAACTGTCCACACCATGGGTCTGCATGGTCTCGATCAGCATCGCCCGCGCCGCACTGCCGGAGAACGGCTTGACCAATGCGGTCGGCAGGCCCTCGACGAAGCGGGTGTCCATACCCATCCAACTCACCGCGTGACGAATGCCATCCAATGCCAGCTCAAGGGCCCCGGAGGCGCGCAGCACACCAACGGCCACCAGCATGGCCACCAGGTAGGGCAGCAGGCTCTTGGCCACGTCGAACCCTTCCTTGGCGCCTTCGACAAAGGCTTCATACACCTTCACCCGCTTCAGCGCACCGATTACCAGGAACAGCATGATCACACCAAACAGCGTGAGGTTGCCGAGGACAGACGACAGGCTGGCGAGCGCAGCAGCCGACAGGGTACCGAGGAAAGCCATGAAGCCGCCCAGCAGCAGAGCACCCGGGATCATATAGGCCAGCACCACAGGGTCCCACAGGCGCAAGCGCTGCATCACCGCCACCGATAGCAGACCGACCAGGGTCGAAACGCTGGTCGCCAGGAGGATCGGCAGGAACACCAGGGTCGGGTCAGTAGCGCCCTGCTGGGCGCGGTACATGAAGATGGTCACCGGCAGCAGAGTCAGCGATGAGGCATTGAGCACCAGAAACAGGATCTGCGCGTTGCTCGCGGTAGTGCTGCTGGGGTTGAGCTCCTGCAGGGCGCGCATGGCTTTCAGGCCGATCGGAGTAGCGGCGTTGTCCAGGCCCAGACCGTTGGCAGCAAAGTTCATGGTGATGAGGCCCAGTGCCGGGTGGCCGGGCGGCACTTGCGGCATCAGCCGGGCGAACAGCGGGCCGAGCACTTTGGCCAGCCATTCCACGATACCGGCCTTTTCCGCGATCTTGAGGAAACCCAGCCAGAGGGTAAGGGTGCCGAACAGCAGGATCATGACCTCGACCGACAGCTTGGCCATGGCGAAGATGCTCTCGACCATCGCGGCGAAAATGCCGGCATTGCCGCCGACCAGCCATTGGGCCAGGGCCGATACGGCCGCCACCAGGAAAAAGCCAAGCCAAAGGCCATTGAGCATCCGTGTGTTCCCCCAGAAAAGTGCCTGAATGATAACGCACCAACGGCTGCTTTAGCCTGCTCTGGCCATTTCGCCGGTTCGCCGGCGATATGATCCCTACACATAGCAAAAAGCCCCGAATGAATCGGGGCTCAATGTTCAACGCGTCAGGTTCAGCGCTTGGCGGTCTCGCCAACCAGCGCCGCTTCCTTCTTGTCCGCAATCAGCGAGGCGTAGTACTGCTCGCCCTTGGCGGCGTCGTACATGCCTTCCCAACGAGCGATCACCAGGGCAGCCAAGGCATTGCCGACCACGTTCAGAGCGGTACGCGCCATGTCCATGATCCGGTCGACCCCCGCGATGAAGGCCAGGCCTTCCAGCGGAATGCCTACGCTGCCCAAAGTTGCCAGCAGGACCACGAACGATACGCCCGGCACACCGGCAATACCCTTGGAGGTCACCATCAGGGTCAGCACCAGCAGCAATTGCTGGCTCCAGGACAGGTCAATGCCGTACAGCTGGGCGATGAAGATCGCCGCGATGCTCTGGTACAGGGTCGAGCCGTCGAGGTTGAACGAGTAACCGGTCGGTACCACGAACGAGCAGATCGACTTCGGTGCACCGTACTTTTCCATCTTCTCGATGACGCGCGGCAGCACGGTCTCGGAGCTGGAAGTGGAGTAAGCCAGGATCAGCTCATCTTTCATGATGCGCATGATCTTGATTACCGAGAAGCCGAACAGGCGGGCTACAAGGCCCAGCACCATGAAGGCGAAGAAGGCGATGGCGAAGTACACCAGCAGCACCAGCTTGGCCAGAGGCAGCAGCGAGCTGAAGCCGAAGTTGGCGACCGTCACGGCGATCAGTGCGAATACGCCGATCGGGGCGTAGTTCATGATCATGTGGGTGACCTTGAACATGGTCTCCGACACGCCCTGGAACGTACGCACCAGTGGTTCACGCAGGTCTGCCTGCAGGCTCGACAGGCCCAGGCCGAAGAGCACCGAGAAGAAGATGATCGGCAGCATCTCGCCACGCATCAGCGCCGCGAAGATGTTCGACGGGATCAGGTTCAGCAGGGTCTCGATGAACGCATGCTCATGCTGCACCTCGGCGGCGGTCGCCTGGTACTTGGAGATGTCCACGGTGCCCAGGGTGCTCATGTCGATGCCGGCGCCCGGGTGGAACAGATTTGCCAGGACCAGGCCGACAACGATGGCGATGGTCGTCACCACCTCGAAGTAGATGATGGTCTTCAGGCCGATGCTGCCCAGTTTCTTCGCGTCGCCAACCCCGGCGATGCCCACGATCAGCGACGAAATCACGATCGGGACGACGATCATCTTGATCAGGCGAATGAAGATGTCACCGGCGGGCTGGAGAACGTTGCTGATCCACCATGCCTTTTCTGCACTGAAATGATTCAGTAGCGCGCCGATTGCAACGCCCAGGACCAGACCGATGACGATCTGCCAGGCGAGGCTCAGTTTTGCCTTCTTCATGTCTTTACCCTTTGTTCTAGTGATCACGGGCACCGACCGGAAAAGCACGTAACAGAGCCGTTGGCAACGTCACGGGCATCGTACAGCTTCCGTCCGGAGGCCTCATGTAAGGACACCGCAAGCGAGCGACAGGGCGCTCGGGCCAGCGAAAAGGCGGCAACTATTGCGATGGGCAAGGACGAAATCTAATGCCGGAAGCGCATGCCCCATACCGATTCGGCATACAGCAATGCGTCAAAATGGGGCATACGCAAGTCATTGATTTATAACGTTCGGAAACCCGAACAAGACCAAACCGCCAGATCTCGGCTGATTTGGCAGTATGCAGAAGAAGGAATTGATGGCCTGTTCGACAATCCGAATGGCCGAAATGACACTTAGCCACGACAGGGCTGGACGAAAAAAAATTGATGTGCGGTCAAGACAAAATGTGTCTCAGCAAGAAAAAGCTGAAAGCAAGACGTGGAAACGAAGATGGCATCTCGGAAGCCAGGCCAGGTTTCTGTGGGAAAAATCACTCCCTGACCTGAACCTCCGATATTGCCTTGCCTGACCCGGCCCATTGCTGGAGGTACTCCCTGTACCCCTAGGCCACTCCGATCCTGCAACAATCAGAACAGCCCGGCCCCTTGGTCATGTGCAGCCCCTCCTCGGGGCGGCGCATCATAGAAGCGAGAACTATAGAAAGGTTCCGCGTCTATTACGTGACAGTGCGCGACCTATCGTCCGTGACACTCAGTACCAGTTCGGGTCACGCTTGAGCTGCTCCTTCAGCATCGCCTGCATGCCTTCGTCCGGCTCACCCAGCCAACGATACTGCGCATGGCGGGTTGGAGCCTTGTCACTCGGCAGGCCCTCGGGTACCTCAACCAGCATCCCGTAGGCGTCATCCTTGTCCCAGCTGAACGCTACGATCAGGCGTTTATAGGTGCATTTGTCCTTCGATTCACACAGCGGGCCGACCAGGTATTTATCACCATCCTCGGTCACTGCGGACATCTGCTCCTGCGCACTGCCCGTAAGGTTCATCACCCAGTCGGGCAGGCGTTCCTCGCCTTTGATCGCGTCCTGCCAGGTTTCCCGGTACTCAGGGTCAGAGCCGAGCAAGTTGTCGGCGCTGACCTGGCCATCATTGGCCGCCATCGCCGCTGCGCTACCACCCAACAGCAGAGCGGCAGCTACGGCGTTGCAAAGCTTCCTGCTCATCTTCAACCTCGACCACGTCCAAAGAAGAAGGAGGCTACGAACAGGACCAGGAAGACAATGAACAGGATCTTCGCGATACCCGTGGCAGCGCCGGCGATACCACCGAAGCCGAGTACGGCGGCGACAATGGCGATGATGAGGAAAGTGATAGCCCAACTCAGCATGATGCTTCTCCTTTCTTTTTCTGAAATCGATCCGGTCGGTGTCGAAACCGCAGCGCCTTAGAACACCCAGCGTTGCTGGGGCACGACTTTTTCAACTGTGGCCGGCGAGGGGTTGGCCGAAGGCAGCTTTTGGGCTGCCCTCACCAATGTGTTGGCACGTGTCGCCTGGATCTGCGCCAGCAGCGCAGTCTGCGCCGCAACCTGTTCAGTGAGTCGCGCGGTCTGCCAGCTGTAGTAAAAAAGGCCTGCGGCCAAAGCCAGCAGCAACGCCATACCCAATATCAGGAACTGGCGCAGTGGCAGTGCGGCGATCTGCGAACGGTTGACGGATTGGCGGTTCATGCCGGCTTCTCCTGCTGTAATTTTTCTATTCAAACCTGAACAGGTA from Pseudomonas putida includes the following:
- a CDS encoding MlaD family protein, which translates into the protein METRAHHVLIGLVTVLVVAGAMLFGLWLTKSSVDDAFKDYEVIFNEAVSGLSRGSPVQYNGIKVGDVTSLRLDPKDPRRVLARVRLSGDTPVKEDTQAKLTLAGVTGNSFIQLSGGTPKSPELKGKDGKLPVIIASPSPISQLLNDSSDLVTNINLLLHNANQMFSENNIDRLSNTLANLEQTTSAFANHKGGISQAIEQLAQVGKQANATLAETQALMRNANSLLGTQGKQAIGSAEQAMQSLAASTATINSLLNDNRQSIDDGAQGLNQLTPAIRELRETLNSLKGISRRLEADPSGYLLGRDNIKEFQP
- a CDS encoding ABC-type transport auxiliary lipoprotein family protein — its product is MKLSLRLLALTAALSLSAACSILPQSEPVDIYRLPVNQASHSATPVPWSLRLNKPLASEVLAGPRIAVIPKGDVVSSYKGARWSDPVPLLLRNRLLDGFQRDGRVQRLSADDSNLQADYELAGELQAFQSEYRPTGTVEVVIRYDARLVQGRSQRILASKRFEVRQPLVDTQVSAVVAGFGVANDQLAAQVVNWTVAQSAQAQAKNQ
- a CDS encoding nucleoside recognition domain-containing protein, translating into MLNGLWLGFFLVAAVSALAQWLVGGNAGIFAAMVESIFAMAKLSVEVMILLFGTLTLWLGFLKIAEKAGIVEWLAKVLGPLFARLMPQVPPGHPALGLITMNFAANGLGLDNAATPIGLKAMRALQELNPSSTTASNAQILFLVLNASSLTLLPVTIFMYRAQQGATDPTLVFLPILLATSVSTLVGLLSVAVMQRLRLWDPVVLAYMIPGALLLGGFMAFLGTLSAAALASLSSVLGNLTLFGVIMLFLVIGALKRVKVYEAFVEGAKEGFDVAKSLLPYLVAMLVAVGVLRASGALELALDGIRHAVSWMGMDTRFVEGLPTALVKPFSGSAARAMLIETMQTHGVDSFPALVAATVQGSTETTFYVLAVYFGAVGIQRVRHAVGCALLAELSGVIAAILVCYWFFA
- the gltP gene encoding glutamate/aspartate:proton symporter GltP, coding for MKKAKLSLAWQIVIGLVLGVAIGALLNHFSAEKAWWISNVLQPAGDIFIRLIKMIVVPIVISSLIVGIAGVGDAKKLGSIGLKTIIYFEVVTTIAIVVGLVLANLFHPGAGIDMSTLGTVDISKYQATAAEVQHEHAFIETLLNLIPSNIFAALMRGEMLPIIFFSVLFGLGLSSLQADLREPLVRTFQGVSETMFKVTHMIMNYAPIGVFALIAVTVANFGFSSLLPLAKLVLLVYFAIAFFAFMVLGLVARLFGFSVIKIMRIMKDELILAYSTSSSETVLPRVIEKMEKYGAPKSICSFVVPTGYSFNLDGSTLYQSIAAIFIAQLYGIDLSWSQQLLLVLTLMVTSKGIAGVPGVSFVVLLATLGSVGIPLEGLAFIAGVDRIMDMARTALNVVGNALAALVIARWEGMYDAAKGEQYYASLIADKKEAALVGETAKR
- a CDS encoding inhibitor of vertebrate lysozyme family protein gives rise to the protein MSRKLCNAVAAALLLGGSAAAMAANDGQVSADNLLGSDPEYRETWQDAIKGEERLPDWVMNLTGSAQEQMSAVTEDGDKYLVGPLCESKDKCTYKRLIVAFSWDKDDAYGMLVEVPEGLPSDKAPTRHAQYRWLGEPDEGMQAMLKEQLKRDPNWY
- a CDS encoding DUF1328 domain-containing protein: MLSWAITFLIIAIVAAVLGFGGIAGAATGIAKILFIVFLVLFVASFFFGRGRG